The DNA sequence GATCGACATGACGCGCTTCATGTACCGCTCGGGCCGCTTGATCTCCGCGCACACCGTCGACGCCATCTCCGCCGCGTAGGCCGCCCACGTCGCGATGAACATCCACTTCAGCACGATGCCGGCCACACCCCACCCGCCGGTCGGCGCGTCCTCAGGCAGCCGGGTCGGCAAGATCCGGGCCACGTCGAAGGAATCCGGGTGGAAGACCGGCGTCAGAACCACAATGGACACGACGCCGAGGGCGACCACCGCCAGCGCCGCGTTGACCATCGTGGACAAGCGCAAACCGAGCGCGGTGACGCAGTACAGGGCGATGCCGATGACGACGGCCAAGAAGATGACGTTGCCGCTCGGCCAGAACAGCGACTTGAGGTAGGTCGCGGCCAGGATCAGGTTGACCGCGATGCCGGGGGTCCAGGCGAACCAGTACGCCCAGGACGACAGCGCCCCCAGCGTCGGCGACCCCTTGGCGGTGGCGCGGTAGGCGAACTGCGCCGTGCCGCCCGCGCGTCCGGTGAACCTGGACGCCAGCTCGGCGATCAGCAGGCACTGCAACGCGCCGACGATCGCCGTGCCGATCCAGACCCAGATGGACGCGTTGCCGATCTCCGCGGCCATCTCGGCCATGGACACCGCGATCATGAGCGACGCTCCGACGGCGACCAGGATCGACGTCCACCAGGACGCCGTCACCGGGAGCATGCTCCGGCCGGGGAACACCGCTTCGCCGACGCCGGTGCCACCTCGTGGCCGTTCGATGGTCGTGCGGCCGGTTAACGAACCTTCGTGTGCACGGGACACGGGACCTCCTCGTGGGCGGGCGCGATGAGCAGGCCGATCGACGGCCACAACAACCCCGGATGTCCCACGTTCGTGGAGCGTCGTCACCTCGTGCGCACGACGTGGACGTCCACAGTGGCCGAAACCCGCGACTGGTTCCGGTCGAGTAGCGAACCTAGGGCGAACCCCCGCTCGCCGCAACGTTGTGGCACGGGACTCACTTGTTCGGCGGCACCTGTAATGGTTCTGTAGCCGAAAAGCGTCGATCACGACACAGCGACTGCTCCACCAGGGTGATCGTCCGCGCCTCACCACCCGCGAGTTCGGCCGTGCGGCGGGGGTTGACTTGAAGCCGGGTTCAACTACGAGACTACGACCAGCAAGTGACCCCGGATGATCACGACACGACTTGACCGGTTTCCCGCCGCGACCGGGAACCGACACAGCCTCGGGTGGACGACGCTGCGGACGTCCCGCAGGAACACCCACCGGCGAACCACATCGGACACCTCCGTTCGTCACCGAACGGACGCGAACACGCGCGCCCGTCCACTGGGGGAGTGCGCCTCGTCGACAGCTTGGAGGGCAGGCTGGCCATGGCAAACCTTCTGAAGAAGGCCTATGACGCCACGTGGGGGAAGTACGTCTTCGCCGGGATGTACGACAAGTTCCTGGCGAAGGTGGAGGGCTACGGGCTGTCGGAGAAGCGCGCGGAGTTCCTGAAGCCCGCGTACGGCCGGACCATCGAGCTGGGCACCGGCACGGGGTTGAACCTGCCGCACTACCCGGACACCGTCGACGAGTTGATCCTGACCGAGCCGTACCCGCCCATGGTGGCCAAGCTGGAGGAGAAGACCCGCAACGACCCGCGGCGCATCCAGCTCGTCGTGGCGGGCGCGGAGAAGCTGCCCTACCCGGACGGCTACTTCGACACGGTCGCGGCGGCCATGATCCTGTGCACGGTGCCCGATCCGCAGCCGGCGTTGCGGGAGATCGAGCGCGTGCTGAAGCCGGGTGGGCAGTACCTGTTCCTGGAGCACGTCCGCAACAAGGACCCGAAGGTCGCGCGGAAGCAGGACATCATCCAGAAGGGTTGGTACTGGTTCGGCAACGAGTGCCACTGCAACCGCCCGACGGTGCAGACGTTGCAGAACTCGTCGCTGGAGATCGCCGACCTCCAGGAGACCAAGATGCCGGGCGCGTGGGAGTTCATCGAGGCCATGGTCATCGGCCGCGCGGTGCGCCCGCTCAACCCGGGCACGAAGCCGTTGTCCGTGTCGACCGCCTCCAACGGCCACGCGCACGCGGACGCGGACTGCGACTGCTGACCTGACTCGCACTGCGGCGGGCCGTCCCACGGGGCGGCCCGCCGCACCGCACCCCAGACCTTCGACCAAGGACGCGTCGAGGCACCGTGTCGAAGATCCGCATCACCAGGCTCGCCGAGATCACCGGCTTCACCCCGGCCACGATCCGGTTCTACGAGAACACGGGACTGCTCCCCGCCGCGTCCCGCACGTCCAGCGGCCATCGCGTCTACGACGACAGCGATGTCGACCGATTGCGGTTCATCGCCCGCGGGAAGCACATGGGCCTGGCGCTCGACGAGATCCGCGAACTGGTCCACAGCTGCGGCGACGACCTCGGCACCGCGGACCTCGGCCGGGTGCTGGGCACTCTTCGCACGAGGATCACCGAGGTGAACGAGCGGGTCGCGGAGCTGTCCACGTTCTCCGCACAGCTCGTGAGCACGTTGTGGGCGGTCCGTTCGCAGCACGTGCCGGGCAGCGTGTCCGTCGAACCGACGTGCCGGGAGCACTGGGCGCGGGTGCTGTCGCACCCGCACACCCGCCGCCACGGTGATGACTCGATCACCTTCACGTTCCCGGGCGGTCCGGCGCTGGTGCCCGTCCTGACCGACCTCGTGGCACACGAGGTCGGTTGTGGCGCACCGGCGGTGATCCTGCTGCGCTGCACCGGCCACACCACCGTGCTGGAGGTGGCCGCCGCAGAGGCGACTCGTCGGCTGATCGCCGACTTGTCAGGGGAGTCGACATCGGTTGAGTAGCCGAGCGGGGGGCGAGGTCGGCTTCGATGGCGCGACCTCGCCCCCGACTCCGTCGCTAGTAGCGGTAGTGCTCGGGCTTGTAGGGGCCCTCGACGTCGACGTCGATGTACTCGGCCTGGTCCTTGGTCAGCTTGGTGAGCTTGCCGCCCAGCGCCTCCAGGTGGATGCGCGCGACCTTCTCGTCCAGCTTCTTGGGCAGGCGGTACACCTCCTTGTCGTACTCCTGGAACTTGGTGAACAGCTCGACCTGCGCGATCACCTGGTTGGAGAACGAGTTGGACATGACGAAGCTGGGGTGGCCGGTGGCGTTGCCCAGGTTGAGCAGGCGGCCCTCGGACAGCACCAGGATCGAGTGGCCGTCGGGGAACACCCACTCGTCGACCTGCGGCTTGATGTTGACCCGCCGGATGCCGGGGAAGCGGGCCAGGCCGGCCATGTCGATCTCGTTGTCGAAGTGGCCGATGTTGCCCACGATCGCCTGGTGCTTCATGGCCGCCATGTGCTCGATGCGCACGACGTCCTTGTTGCCGGTCGTGGTGATGACGATGTCGGCCTTGCCGATCACGTCTTCGAGGGTCTGCACCTCGTAGCCGTCCATCGCGGCCTGCAGGGCGCAGATCGGGTCGATCTCGGTGACGATGATGCGGGCGCCCTGGCCGCGCAGCGAGTCCGCCGCGCCCTTGCCGACGTCACCGTAACCGCAGATCACGGCCACCTTGCCGCCCATGAGCACGTCGGTGCCGCGGTTGATGCCGTCGATCAGCGAGTGCCGGATGCCGTAGCGGTTGTCGAACTTCGACTTGGTCACCGCGTCGTTGACGTTGATCGCCGGGAACAGCAGCTCACCGGCCGCGGCCAGCTGGTACAGCCGCATGACGCCGGTGGTGGTCTCCTCGGTGACGCCGCGGATGCCCTCGGCGATCTTGGTCCACTTCCCGTTGTCGGCCGCGATCGACTTGCGCAGCGTCTCCAGGATCAGGACCCACTCCTCGGGGTCGTCGGCCTCGGGCTGCGGGACGACGCCGGCCTTCTCGTACTGCACGCCCTTGTGG is a window from the Saccharothrix saharensis genome containing:
- a CDS encoding APC family permease, whose product is MSRAHEGSLTGRTTIERPRGGTGVGEAVFPGRSMLPVTASWWTSILVAVGASLMIAVSMAEMAAEIGNASIWVWIGTAIVGALQCLLIAELASRFTGRAGGTAQFAYRATAKGSPTLGALSSWAYWFAWTPGIAVNLILAATYLKSLFWPSGNVIFLAVVIGIALYCVTALGLRLSTMVNAALAVVALGVVSIVVLTPVFHPDSFDVARILPTRLPEDAPTGGWGVAGIVLKWMFIATWAAYAAEMASTVCAEIKRPERYMKRVMSISAGIAIAAFTLVPISMFGVVGVEGLQRDPFTVFAEIGGITLGPAGEYIVGLGLAAVLVLGAEIFIIGSSRTIHQMAQDGNLPKVFGRTNKRGAPVGSIAFDAVVIIIMLVVFGTRVVSVVAAATFGYLVVFVLLPIAYLTLRRFRRDDDGGFRLGRAFVGVAVALFAFNTVLLVFGGLQWGVDVIIVGLGVTLSVIPISYFTRKSRTKAAVRASGED
- a CDS encoding MerR family transcriptional regulator, translating into MSKIRITRLAEITGFTPATIRFYENTGLLPAASRTSSGHRVYDDSDVDRLRFIARGKHMGLALDEIRELVHSCGDDLGTADLGRVLGTLRTRITEVNERVAELSTFSAQLVSTLWAVRSQHVPGSVSVEPTCREHWARVLSHPHTRRHGDDSITFTFPGGPALVPVLTDLVAHEVGCGAPAVILLRCTGHTTVLEVAAAEATRRLIADLSGESTSVE
- a CDS encoding class I SAM-dependent methyltransferase, with protein sequence MANLLKKAYDATWGKYVFAGMYDKFLAKVEGYGLSEKRAEFLKPAYGRTIELGTGTGLNLPHYPDTVDELILTEPYPPMVAKLEEKTRNDPRRIQLVVAGAEKLPYPDGYFDTVAAAMILCTVPDPQPALREIERVLKPGGQYLFLEHVRNKDPKVARKQDIIQKGWYWFGNECHCNRPTVQTLQNSSLEIADLQETKMPGAWEFIEAMVIGRAVRPLNPGTKPLSVSTASNGHAHADADCDC
- the ahcY gene encoding adenosylhomocysteinase, with protein sequence MTEVASDKFTTRNGIDFAVADLSLAEFGRKEIRLAEHEMPGLMALRREYSEVYPLKGARISGSLHMTVQTAVLIETLVALGAEVRWASCNIFSTQDHAAAAVVVGPHGTPEEPKGIPCFAWKGETLEEYWWTAESMLTWPDGGGPNMILDDGGDATLLVHKGVQYEKAGVVPQPEADDPEEWVLILETLRKSIAADNGKWTKIAEGIRGVTEETTTGVMRLYQLAAAGELLFPAINVNDAVTKSKFDNRYGIRHSLIDGINRGTDVLMGGKVAVICGYGDVGKGAADSLRGQGARIIVTEIDPICALQAAMDGYEVQTLEDVIGKADIVITTTGNKDVVRIEHMAAMKHQAIVGNIGHFDNEIDMAGLARFPGIRRVNIKPQVDEWVFPDGHSILVLSEGRLLNLGNATGHPSFVMSNSFSNQVIAQVELFTKFQEYDKEVYRLPKKLDEKVARIHLEALGGKLTKLTKDQAEYIDVDVEGPYKPEHYRY